The genomic segment ggcatagatttaaggtgattggtagaaggattacaggggacatgaggaaaaaccttttcactcagagggtggtgggtgtctggaattcgatgcttgaggctgaaatgctcaactcatttaaacggtacctggatctgcttctgaagtgctgtaacctgcaaggctacagatcagggattaaaatgagtgactCGTTTGTTTTTTCTGTTTCTTGtccaacaatgggctgaatggcctctttctgcaacGTAGCTTTCCTATGGTTCTAGGTCAGCCAATGAAATTATCCACAATGAGCTCATAGATAGCAGGGGCTTTACACAGAACTGAATGGTGACTTGTGGATGAAATGCAGTGATAGGTGATCAGCTGATCCAggaagtggtgggggagggagggtgctaaCGGTTGGCAGATTGTAGGTGGACTGAGTTGGACTATCCCCCAACGGGGTGCCTTGGATATGAAGGTTggtgagtggatgagtgggtaGTTGAGATTACCACTCATGGTGACTGGCACCATTGAACAAAGTAATCTTTCTAGTTTTTTTTAGCCTCAGTGATGTAAGAAGTAAAGTGGCTATCAGCCACAACTTACCAGTCACAGGCTTGTGGCAGGTGCCACATTTCTTGGCGATGAAGTTGCCATAACAGTCAGCACAGTAGATGTAGTTCTCATGGGCAGTGAATCGTTGACCACTCAGCTGTTTCCGACATGTCTTACACACAAAGCACTCAGTGTGCCAGGGCTCATCACGATAGGTCAGTCCCCCACTGGTGATAGCCTGAAACACAGCAGAGACCCCAGCAACCTTGCATCATGGTAACATCAATCAAACGAACCACATGCTCTGCCAATTTGTTAGTCAGGATTATCAGACAGGAAAACATGGTCCATTCTGTGTCAtatcctcacccctccctatctctaacgtcctccagcccctacaacactccctatctctgttctctccagcccctacatccctctttATCTCTCTAACCTGctccagaacctacaaccctcAGATCTcagtgttcctctaattctggcctcttgagcatccctgatttgaatcactccaccattggtggcagtcaactgcctgggccccaaattttggaattccctcccgaaaCATTAACACTTCCCATTGTAAATGTGAGCATAGGAAGCTGTGTGGTGAACTCCAtttttctgtgtctctgtgtgctatgCAAGTTAGCAGCTGATGGAGATCATAACATTTAAGGTTTGGATGCtccaatgcttgttacattggttcctgcctagtaactagGGCAGGAACCTCTGAGTGTTGTGATAGGTCACCAGATCAATtcaagggtcagtgagcagcagttCTGAGACACTCAGTTTTTTCAATCAGATATTGTGTGTCCCAGACAGGGAGAGATTCCAAAagggtgagggggcagggagaagTCCCAAAAGAAGAGTCTCAGTCAGGCGATAGAGACAGGTCCCAGTTAAGGTAAGGTAAAAGAGGAGCAGAGGAACAAGTCCCAAACAGGAAAAGGGCTACAGTTGACAACTCATAAGTGAAGAAGGtaaccaaaggttggtgactccatacTGTGAACCATTGGGGTGTGGCTACCCCTTTTGGAGCAGTTGTGTTCTGCTCAGTGTGGCCGAggagctgaaattgtgcttgtgagttggtgcttgagtcCAGATTCGGAGAATCCGGGGGTGCAGAGACTCAGCAGATGAGGTTGGGGCTCTGTGAGGCAAGGCTGTTGTTGGCACTGTTGAattggagtgacttttggagggAGTTTGTGGGTTGGATCTTCaggagtggggattgggggtcccccatgggagagacagagtcttggtgagattggttggctcacggtgttgCTGGTATCTGGGTGGCTAGATGGAGGATCCATGGACTCTGTTTTGGTCGCATTTGGCATTTGCTGTACACGGTGTGTTCAACCATAGTTTGCCTGTTGCTTAACGTACCTCATGTTCACTCTGAATGTTAggatataagatagatattgtaaatcgttttgtctttctgaacttgtataatAAAGttaatttttgtttgttcaaactGTAGAAACTTGTGACTTTATTCTCTGAGCAAGTgttttgaatctcaaactttgtttaCTTTAAATTAAATGTTATTTGTTCCTAACTGCATCTCACCAAAAACTTGAGGGTCTAGTTTAGGATCATAACAAGTATGATGGAGAAGACTGACAGCAagttggagatttttaaaatatattaatgaAGATGGGTGACCTCACTGAAGAGAAAATTCTTCAAGGGCTCTTTGGGGTTTGGACTGTTAGGATAGATGCTGGTTGGATGTTTCCGCTGGTCGGGGTatctagaacacgggggcacagtttcaggataagaggctgatcatttaggactgagatgaagagaaatttctttactcagagggttgcgaatctttggaattctctaccccagaggattatatcaatgatttggatgagggaaccaaatgtaatatttccaagtttgctgacaacacaaaacttggtgggaatgtgagtgatgaggagggtgtttagaggcttcaaggcgatttagacaggttaagtaggaaaatacatggcagatgcagtataacgtggataagtgtgaagttatccaccttgataggaaaaacagaacagcagagtattatttaaatggtgataggtttggaaatgttgatgtacaaagggacctgggtgtccttgtacacaatcactgaaagcaagcattcaggtgcagcaagcagttaagtcaaatggtatattggccttcattgtgagaggacttgaatacaggagcaaggatgtcttactgcagctgtacagggccttggtgagaccacacctggagtattctgtgcagttttggtctccttacctaagaaaggatatacttgccatagagggagtgcagcgaaggttcatcagactgattcctgggatggcagggttgtggtgtgaggagagactgggccgactaggcctgaattcactggggtttagaagaatgagaggggatctcattgaaacctataaaattctgacagggatggacagactggatgcagggatgatgtttcctctggctgggggggtctggaacaaggggtcacagtctcaggatacagggtagaccatttaggactgagatgaggagaaacttcttcattcagagggtggtgaacctgtggaattctctaccacagaggctgtggagaccaagtcactgactatatttaagaaggaaatagatttctggactctaaatgtgtcaaggggtaaggggagagagtgggagtatggaattgaaatagaagatcagccatgagcatattaatggtggagcaggttcgaaggatgaatgacctactcctgcttctattttctatgttgtggatgctccattgttgaatacatttaagatagAGGATGGTGAATTTTTGGGTACTTTGGGAATTAGTGGTTATGTGGATAGTACAGGAAGGTGGAGTAGAGATTAAAGGTCAGTCATCATCTTAtagaatgggggagcaggcttgaggggccgaatggcctatttctgctcctatttctatttCTCTGTTCTAGATCTCTCTGCcttcttttctcctttaaaacaTACCCTCCTTAACCTCCTTGTCCCAATCTCTGCTCAAGTGTCTCGCTGTCAAGTTTTGCAATTGTTCCTGTGAATTGAACTCAGgacattttacaatgttaaagatgctacttaaatgcaagttgttgcattACAATTACTGACTCTCTACCACACCAAGTGTCATGTGATCTCCTAGGAGAGGCAGGGAACCAGATTAAAAACCCAGAAATATTGAAATGGAAAATCTAGGAAATTTCTCCATCACCCAACCAAGTCAGCAGGAACTATCCCGGGAGGTTACACTGGCCCTGAATTCACTCCGGTCCTGTCCACCTTTACAAAGTGACCTCTCTATCCCAGCTCGAAGCAGATCCTATACTCTGACCTGagtcactgctctctggggaaagaATCACCTCCTGACATCTAATCTCAATCTGACTTTAGACAATTTAAAATTGTGATCCTGCTCCTTCCTAATCCAAGTAAttattttaacatctcatccccaGTTCTTGTTGCTTTTTGTTCTgcagttttctttttatttttagaTGCTTTTCACTCCTTTTTTCCGCATTTTATCAATTtgctccctccagtctctctcgtGTCTCCTTCCTAATCTCAGTATTTTGTTCAATTTTGAGAATTTAAGTCTTTGCTCTGATTCCATTCACCCCTTTGGGTTTTTCCTCTATTGAAAGGGAAAGGGGGGGCAAGAGGAGGTGACCGGGAGGGAGTTGGTCAGGGCCTGTGGCTGGAGCTGGAGAAGATCAACCTTGTTCTGCTTGGGGAATGTTTTATTCTAATTGATGAAGCAACCCTGTAAGAAAAGGGGCCGTTTGACTCCAGGAATCCACAGTGATTTTATTTGTTAtggggatgtggacatcgctggctaggccagcatttattgcccatccctaattgcccttgagaaggttgtggtgagctgccgccttgagtACAACTGCGTGACTTGCCAGGTCAATTCAGAGGATggttaagagtcatccacattgctgtgggtctggattcaccatatatgggccagaccaggtaaagatggcagatttccatccctaaaagtggtcagtgaaccagatgttttttttaaggtattttcatggtcaccattactgagcctgGCTTTTTATTCCAGACCAGTAACACATTGCCCATGATTACACCAAAATGAAATTAAtccccaaacccacaatctcatTCATAATATTTGGCTCCTGGTTTTCACTGTGTTATAATTGAGGTAATAAAATAGATTCAAACACTTCTATAGCTGTCCACCAGGGGGAATCAGAGCTCCAGTTTTGGAGAAAGTGGGTGGCTTGCTCCTGAATCTGAGATGCTGCTCTCTGTTTTGGAGAATTGTGTACGTTCAATGTCCAGATTCTGCAGCTAAAGGTCACAGGAGAATGAGTCACTGAGTCGGCCATTGTCAATGGTTCCCTCAGAGGCTCCAATCCCTCAAAatcaactccatccctcaccctgctGGCTCTCTGAGTCTGGATAAGACTGATCTTGCTGTTCTTTAACTTAACCCCAAGCTGAGCTTCCGGATATTTCAAATATTAATCTAAACACAAGGAGCAGCAGCcagtcctgcaggattcattctgTCTGGCCATGTCTGCTCAGACTCTCACCTTTCTGCAGTGGACACAGTGTTTGGAAAACTTCTTCTCATTACAGGAGACACAGTAGATGTCATCACCCTTTGGAACAAAGCTTGCTGTTCCGATTTCCTTCAGACAGCGACAGCAGGTGAAGCATCGCTCATGCCAGTGAGAGCCGCCATATTCAAAACTCTTCGTCCCTGCAGAGAAACAGTGAAATAATGACACTGCTCACtggaaaacagaatcacagatttgttatggtgcaggaggaggcccttcagcccatcgtgtcggCACcgactctctgagcattttaactcaaTGCCAAtttcctgcacattgtttctatttaaataatcatctaataccctcttgaatgcctggattgaacctgtctccaccacacttccaggccgtgcattctagcctcgaaccactcgctgtgtgaaaaagttttttctcacctcacatttgtttctttagcaaatcactttaaacctgtgccctctggttctcgatccgtttaccagtgggaacagtttctccctctctactctgtccagacccctcatgattttgaaaacttcgatcaagtctcctctcagccttctcctctccaaggttctcatccctggaaccattctcggaaacctcttctgcactctctccaatgcattcacatccttcctatagtgtggcgcccagtacacaattctccagctgaggtctagccagtgccttatataaattcagtataccctccctgctcttatactctgcccccattaatgaagcctagaatactgtatgctttagagacagctctctctacctgtcctcccacctttaatgacttatgtacatatgcacccaggtctctgctcctgcacaccctttagaatagtatcctttattttatactgtctctccatgttctttgtaccgaAATGCTCACACTtccccgcattgaacttcatctgccacctatctacccactccaccaaTCTGTCAATgtgcttttgaagttccacactattctcacagtttacaattctcaagttttgtgtcgtccgcAAACTTTGCAAttttcccctgcacaccaagatctagatcatttatatatcaggaaaagcaagtgtcccaataccgacccctggggaactccactacaaattttcttccagcctgaaaaatacccattaaccattactctgtttccaaTCCCTCATCCAATTTTATATCCactttgctactgtcccttttattccatgacctataacttccctcacaagtctgttgtgtggcactgtatcgaacgccttttgggagcccatatacaccacatcaacagccttgccctcatcaatcatctctgttacctcttcaaaaaactcccagcaagttagttaggcaCGATattcttctgaatcaatccacatttttccatgtgactattaattctatcccgaagaattgtttctagaagtttccccaccaccggagctaaactgactggtctgtaattgcagggcagatctttacaaccttttttgaacaagagcgtaatgtttacaattctccagtcctctggcacctccccagaatccagggaacattgaaagattattgccagtgcctctgcaatttccactcacttcctccaatattcttggatgcatcttgtCCGGTCCCGGTGGctaatcaactttaagtaccaacagcttatccaacatctcctccttatcagttttaaacccttctagtgactgagtttcctcctttgTCACTATGGCCTAAGTAGCATCTGCCTCGtatgtaaagacagatgcaaagtattcatttagcacCTCAGCCAAGCCTCTTgcttctatgtgtaaatcccttttttagtccctaatcggccctgatcctccttttactattgatgcgCTGTAGGATActatgggatttccttttatattagctgctagtcatttctcataatccctctttgcttctcgcatttgctttttcacatctctttctgaaccttctgtattctcaattgtatttgctacctgacacctgtcataagcacactctttcttctttaacttaatttctacctcctttgtcatccagggagctctggatttgtttgtcctgcccttcccttttgagggaacataccttgactgtgcccaaaccatctcctctttgaaggaaAGAATAATCAACTTTGAAATGCAACAGAtttcacccccaacccacccccaccccgaacccaccccccaatccccaacccacccccaccccgaacccaccccccaatccccaacccacccccaccccccaatccccaacccccaacccacccccaccccgaacccaccccccaatccccaacccacccccacccccacccccaccccagccccatccccacccccacccccatccccatgcaTCCTAACTGATAGAGTGTTAACCAGAGTATTTGCTAACTGGTGATGAGTTAACCAGACTAGTGACTAATCAGCAGACAGTTAACCAGGCTAGTGAGTAGCCAGTTGAGTGGTGACCTGGTTTGATGGGTCTCTTGCAGCTGTGACATGTGGAGCTGTCAGTTCGGGGGAGGCACTTGTTACAGGTGATGCGATCGTTCTTGAGGCTGAAGGAATCATTGGCCAATGAGCGGCTGCAGTGATAGCATCGGAAGCAGTTCTCGTGCCAGTATTTGCCACCATGGTGCAGCTCCTAAAGCAAATAGAGAAACAGCAACTAGTGAGGCAAAGAGAGACAAAACTGCAGCACACAAACTTCCATCCAGGGTTACACAAAGATAAAGGAGGAAGATGTAGACGACATTTCAAAACTGCCTCGACTCAGGAATTGACCCTCGGATTGGAAATTTCCTGTGtcactctgctatttaagaaacgTAGCAGAGATAAACTCATAAACCtgagtattgatgaaaaaagagatttattttattgaagcttttcatcttgcactcatcaggacaaccaCAAGAAATTGACCAATGTCAGGGGGAACAACAGTtctatattgtatgagaagagagtgtggattagttggcaagtggactctgattggttgggGTATTGCCATGTAGAATGCATCAAtcaatggtgactgacagttaactgccaagcattgtttgaaatttaaaccaggcagattgatcctgattggtcaaggcattgccctgatgaatgaaccagtgaatggctaccacttattttgtttagctaaaacaggtgcaatgtgtgtacatgttctttctgtctgcaaagaatggagccctgtgtattaatatatgtagcttccagtacccacaaatgcaccacactgcgagcctgactgacaatcttaaattggttgttagcgtaattcttagcacactcaggattgttcagcaaatgttgtccaatcgggAATCacgtctaatgttggacactgtgttttgagttttgtgagcacaggctggttgggtatgatctgtaccttgcccattgtgaacagcggctgggacttgctgtttgatacaatccgccagtctttgggacatatggtcTACATAGCAtctactgcacagtagcagcaggaacagctagcttcacctgctgctcaaattttggagataccttacccttccagggtaatctgaggtagactgggcacttttcagggccgaaagtgatggccttaggcctgtcCATGAGTTTGTCTGATATGCAGCGTGAAGTGATCTGATCAGGggagccattatcccacaggatgtctttgatgcccctatttcagcatgaagcttgcatggtgagcaaatggctcggacCCTgattacaaggttgctgataaggccaatcttatagcatgtggtcCTGTAAGAATCCTAACACATATATTGCCCAGTGAAGCAGGCTTgcggtagactgtggtagagaacccTCTCAacagcagatttctcaactaacaagtcaaggaaggggagttcatt from the Carcharodon carcharias isolate sCarCar2 chromosome 9, sCarCar2.pri, whole genome shotgun sequence genome contains:
- the fhl1a gene encoding four and a half LIM domains protein 1a isoform X2; protein product: MTDRFDCHYCKESLQGKKYVQKDDQHCCIKCFEKFIANTCSECKKPIGCDSKELHHGGKYWHENCFRCYHCSRSLANDSFSLKNDRITCNKCLPRTDSSTCHSCKRPIKPGTKSFEYGGSHWHERCFTCCRCLKEIGTASFVPKGDDIYCVSCNEKKFSKHCVHCRKAITSGGLTYRDEPWHTECFVCKTCRKQLSGQRFTAHENYIYCADCYGNFIAKKCGTCHKPVTGFGGAEVVTYEDRQWHSDCFKCKKCYSSLVNKRFVNHNRDVYCTDCAKSL
- the fhl1a gene encoding four and a half LIM domains protein 1a isoform X1 gives rise to the protein MAFHRTPEAYYRFPERTMTDRFDCHYCKESLQGKKYVQKDDQHCCIKCFEKFIANTCSECKKPIGCDSKELHHGGKYWHENCFRCYHCSRSLANDSFSLKNDRITCNKCLPRTDSSTCHSCKRPIKPGTKSFEYGGSHWHERCFTCCRCLKEIGTASFVPKGDDIYCVSCNEKKFSKHCVHCRKAITSGGLTYRDEPWHTECFVCKTCRKQLSGQRFTAHENYIYCADCYGNFIAKKCGTCHKPVTGFGGAEVVTYEDRQWHSDCFKCKKCYSSLVNKRFVNHNRDVYCTDCAKSL